From a single Miscanthus floridulus cultivar M001 chromosome 8, ASM1932011v1, whole genome shotgun sequence genomic region:
- the LOC136471778 gene encoding NAC domain-containing protein 45-like, with product MVERSVKSEHGVDLFLPPGFRFHPTDEEVITSYLLQKFLNPSFAPHVIGEVDLNKCEPWDLPSKAKMGEKEWYFFCHKDMKYLTGTRTNRATKEGYWKATGKDREIFKQPGRELVGMKKTLVFYMGRAPRGTKTNWVMHEFRLEGKSRHTNDSNLRFNPKDEWVVCKVHHKGGEEASSKKAAAGEEHYSSATGTPNVSSVEAGEGGDEFLVDSLLDYSSYFNSAAPPYNADCGYPVHNEEPELARDWDLNKSPRLELDLNKSPRLELDLNKSPRLELDLNKSPPRGLDEAGDDGAE from the exons ATGGTGGAGCGTAGTGTGAAATCAGAGCATGGAGTCGACCTGTTCCTGCCTCCTGGCTTCAGGTTTCATCCCACAGACGAAGAGGTCATCACCAGCTATCTCCTGCAGAAGTTCTTGAACCCTAGCTTCGCGCCGCACGTGATCGGCGAAGTGGACCTCAACAAGTGCGAGCCATGGGATCTCCCAA GCAAGGCGAAGATGGGGGAGAAGGAGTGGTACTTCTTCTGCCACAAGGACATGAAATACCTGACGGGCACGCGCACGAACCGCGCCACCAAGGAGGGCTACTGGAAGGCCACGGGCAAGGACAGGGAGATCTTCAAGCAGCCTGGGCGTGAGCTGGTGGGGATGAAGAAGACGCTGGTGTTCTACATGGGCAGGGCTCCGCGGGGCACCAAGACCAACTGGGTGATGCACGAGTTCCGCCTCGAGGGCAAGTCCAGGCACACCAACGACTCCAACCTACGCTTCAATCCCAAG GATGAATGGGTCGTGTGCAAGGTGCACCACAAAGGGGGCGAAGAGGCCAGCAGCAAGAaggccgccgccggcgaggagCACTACTCCTCCGCAACCGGAACGCCCAACGTCAGCTCCGTCGAGGCCGGTGAAGGCGGCGACGAGTTCCTCGTTGACTCCTTGCTGGATTACTCCAGCTACTTCAACTCCGCCGCGCCGCCGTACAACGCGGACTGCGGCTATCCTGTTCACAATGAGGAGCCGGAGCTGGCAAGAGATTGGGATCTCAATAAAAGTCCTCGGCTAGAGCTGGATCTCAATAAAAGCCCTCGGCTAGAGCTGGATCTCAATAAAAGTCCTCGGCTAGAGCTGGATCTCAATAAAAGCCCTCCGCGAGGGCTAGATGAAGCCGGAGACGACGGAGCTGAATAA